In a genomic window of Punica granatum isolate Tunisia-2019 chromosome 6, ASM765513v2, whole genome shotgun sequence:
- the LOC116211412 gene encoding coiled-coil domain-containing protein SCD2-like isoform X2 — translation MSVRSTPLVPPSKNTLRTPVSIPPIEPPRKTRENNTRFPSDVGPLNLKDKGDQHEASALQDELDMLQEENDIILDKLRHEEERRQEAEARARELEKQVAALGEGVSLEAKLLSRKEAALRQREAALKAAKQTKGGRDEEIAALRTEMENLKDDAATAIDQLQEAESEAKALRVMTQRMILTQEEMEEVVLKRCWLARYWGLAVEHGICADIALSKHEHWSSLAPLPFEVVISAGQKAKEESWKGGDDMDRSKLARDLGDLTGEGNIESMLSVEMGLRELASLKVEDAAVLALAQHKRPNLVRSDSKLPGEPKYMEAFELSAQEAEDVLFKEAWLTYFWKRAMIHGVEEDIAEERFQYWISRSGQSPASHDAVDVERGLIELRKLGIEQQLWEASRREIVADHPSSAAGSISANHKLTTDSEVSS, via the exons ATGTCTGTCCGCTCCACCCCATTGGTGCCGCCAAGCAAAAATACGTTGAGGACGCCGGTTTCTATTCCTCCCATCGAACCTCCTAGAAAAACTAGAGAGAATAACACAAG GTTCCCTTCAGATGTGGGACCGCTTAACTTAAAAGACAAAGGAGATCAGCATGAAGCCTCTGCACTTCAAGATGAA CTTGATATGCTTCAAGAAGAAAATGACATCATATTGGACAAG CTCCGACATGAGGAAGAAAGACGGCAGGAAGCAGAGGCAAGAGCTAGAGAGCTTGAGAAACAG GTTGCCGCTTTAGGAGAAGGTGTGTCTCTTGAAGCTAAACTGTTGAGCCG GAAAGAAGCAGCATTGCGGCAGAGAGAG GCTGCACTGAAGGCTGCAAAACAGACCAAGGGTGGGAGAGATGAGGAAATTGCAGCACTTCGTACCGAGATGGAG AATTTAAAAGATGATGCAGCAACAGCTATTGACCAACTCCAAGAAGCAGAATCTGAAGCAAAGGCTCTACGTGTAATGACGCAGAGAATGATTTTGACCCAGGAAGAAATG GAGGAAGTTGTCCTGAAGAGATGTTGGCTTGCTAGATATTGGGGTTTGGCGGTAGAGCATG GTATTTGTGCTGATATAGCTTTATCAAAACACGAGCATTGGTCATCTCTAGCACCTCTTCCATTTGAAGTCGTCATTTCTGCTGGTCAAAAAGCTAAGGAGGAGTCATGGAAAG GTGGCGATGACATGGATAGGAGCAAGCTGGCTCGGGATTTGGGAGATCTAACAGGAGAAGGGAATATTGAGAGTATGCTTTCTGTTGAGATGGGTTTACGCGAGCTAGCTTCCTTGAAG GTTGAGGATGCTGCTGTTCTTGCACTGGCGCAGCACAAACGACCAAATTTGGTTCGATCTG ATTCGAAGTTGCCTGGTGAACCGAAATATATGGAGGCATTCG AGCTAAGTGCTCAGGAGGCTGAGGATGTTCTGTTCAAAGAG GCTTGGCTGACGTATTTCTGGAAAAGAGCAATGATACATGGCGTTGAAGAGGATATTGCAGAAGAGAGATTTCAATATTGGATTAGTCGCAGTGGGCAGTCGCCCGCTTCACATGATGCGGTGGATG TTGAAAGGGGATTAATAGAGCTGAGAAAGCTGGGGATAGAGCAGCAACTCTGGGAAGCATCTCGGAGAGAAATCGTCGCAGACCATCCTTCAAGTGCTGCCGGTTCCATTTCTGCAAATCACAAACTTACTACAGATTCGGAGGTCTCATCATGA
- the LOC116211412 gene encoding coiled-coil domain-containing protein SCD2-like isoform X1, whose product MDRRRTGSPVYSRQWSGGSSSTGSSSPAMSPAHPHARLPHGLSTIKRTQNVAAKAAAQRLAQVMASQTADEDEDDDDLGFRFAAPPPPPAAAAHHPSGLNSNSASSTGLPAISLGRPNRSPSPALGRNFVDHAPSVRSTSAGRPSMSVRSTPLVPPSKNTLRTPVSIPPIEPPRKTRENNTRFPSDVGPLNLKDKGDQHEASALQDELDMLQEENDIILDKLRHEEERRQEAEARARELEKQVAALGEGVSLEAKLLSRKEAALRQREAALKAAKQTKGGRDEEIAALRTEMENLKDDAATAIDQLQEAESEAKALRVMTQRMILTQEEMEEVVLKRCWLARYWGLAVEHGICADIALSKHEHWSSLAPLPFEVVISAGQKAKEESWKGGDDMDRSKLARDLGDLTGEGNIESMLSVEMGLRELASLKVEDAAVLALAQHKRPNLVRSDSKLPGEPKYMEAFELSAQEAEDVLFKEAWLTYFWKRAMIHGVEEDIAEERFQYWISRSGQSPASHDAVDVERGLIELRKLGIEQQLWEASRREIVADHPSSAAGSISANHKLTTDSEVSS is encoded by the exons ATGGATCGGAGGAGAACCGGCAGCCCGGTGTATTCCCGGCAGTGGAGCGGTGGCTCCAGCAGCACCGGCTCCTCCTCCCCCGCGATGTCACCCGCACATCCCCACGCCCGCCTCCCCCACGGCCTGTCCACCATCAAGCGCACCCAGAACGTCGCCGCCAAGGCCGCTGCCCAGCGCCTCGCTCAAGTCATGGCCTCCCAGACCGCCGATGAGGATGAAGACGACGACGACTTGGGCTTCAGATTCGCTGCACCTCCACCTCctcctgctgctgctgcccATCATCCTTCCGGCCTCAATAGCAACTCTGCAAGCAGCACTGGTCTGCCCGCCATTTCCCTCGGCCGGCCCAACCGATCTCCTTCGCCTGCG TTAGGTCGAAACTTTGTAGATCATGCTCCTTCGGTTCGGTCCACCTCAGCCGGAAGACCATCCATGTCTGTCCGCTCCACCCCATTGGTGCCGCCAAGCAAAAATACGTTGAGGACGCCGGTTTCTATTCCTCCCATCGAACCTCCTAGAAAAACTAGAGAGAATAACACAAG GTTCCCTTCAGATGTGGGACCGCTTAACTTAAAAGACAAAGGAGATCAGCATGAAGCCTCTGCACTTCAAGATGAA CTTGATATGCTTCAAGAAGAAAATGACATCATATTGGACAAG CTCCGACATGAGGAAGAAAGACGGCAGGAAGCAGAGGCAAGAGCTAGAGAGCTTGAGAAACAG GTTGCCGCTTTAGGAGAAGGTGTGTCTCTTGAAGCTAAACTGTTGAGCCG GAAAGAAGCAGCATTGCGGCAGAGAGAG GCTGCACTGAAGGCTGCAAAACAGACCAAGGGTGGGAGAGATGAGGAAATTGCAGCACTTCGTACCGAGATGGAG AATTTAAAAGATGATGCAGCAACAGCTATTGACCAACTCCAAGAAGCAGAATCTGAAGCAAAGGCTCTACGTGTAATGACGCAGAGAATGATTTTGACCCAGGAAGAAATG GAGGAAGTTGTCCTGAAGAGATGTTGGCTTGCTAGATATTGGGGTTTGGCGGTAGAGCATG GTATTTGTGCTGATATAGCTTTATCAAAACACGAGCATTGGTCATCTCTAGCACCTCTTCCATTTGAAGTCGTCATTTCTGCTGGTCAAAAAGCTAAGGAGGAGTCATGGAAAG GTGGCGATGACATGGATAGGAGCAAGCTGGCTCGGGATTTGGGAGATCTAACAGGAGAAGGGAATATTGAGAGTATGCTTTCTGTTGAGATGGGTTTACGCGAGCTAGCTTCCTTGAAG GTTGAGGATGCTGCTGTTCTTGCACTGGCGCAGCACAAACGACCAAATTTGGTTCGATCTG ATTCGAAGTTGCCTGGTGAACCGAAATATATGGAGGCATTCG AGCTAAGTGCTCAGGAGGCTGAGGATGTTCTGTTCAAAGAG GCTTGGCTGACGTATTTCTGGAAAAGAGCAATGATACATGGCGTTGAAGAGGATATTGCAGAAGAGAGATTTCAATATTGGATTAGTCGCAGTGGGCAGTCGCCCGCTTCACATGATGCGGTGGATG TTGAAAGGGGATTAATAGAGCTGAGAAAGCTGGGGATAGAGCAGCAACTCTGGGAAGCATCTCGGAGAGAAATCGTCGCAGACCATCCTTCAAGTGCTGCCGGTTCCATTTCTGCAAATCACAAACTTACTACAGATTCGGAGGTCTCATCATGA